The following proteins are co-located in the Solanum pennellii chromosome 1, SPENNV200 genome:
- the LOC107018765 gene encoding uncharacterized protein LOC107018765 gives MLVTGNDLELIRRTKEESHKAFKIKDLGNLKYFFGMEFSRSKKGILINQRKYALEIISETGLGGAKPAWTRLEMNEKLTAIELDNLTGKEDDDMLEDVGQYKRGIGRLLYLTLTRPDIAFSVQTLSQFLQQPKKSHWDAAMRMIRYVKRQPGLGILMSSNKSNTMVVYCDSDWASCPNTRRSVSGFLVKYGDSLISWKSKKQTTVSRSSPKAEYRSMGSVVAKVVWLTTLTKELEGGI, from the coding sequence atgttggtAACAGGGAATGATTTGGAGTTGATCAGAAGGACCAAGGAAGAATCACACAAAGCATTCAAGATCAAAGATTTaggaaatttgaaatatttttttggtatgGAGTTTAGTAGGTCAAAGAAAGGAATATTGATCAACCAAAGAAAATACGCCTTAGAGATAATCTCAGAAACAGGACTAGGGGGAGCTAAACCTGCGTGGACACGATTAGAAATGAATGAGAAGTTGACAGCGATTGAGTTAGATAACCTAACTGGAAAGGAAGATGATGACATGTTAGAAGATGTAGGACAGTATAAAAGAGGCATTGGAAGATTATTGTATTTGACTTTAacaagacctgatatagcaTTCTCAGTACAAACTCTTAGTCAATTTTTACAGCAGCCAAAGAAATCTCATTGGGATGCAGCAATGAGGATGATTAGATATGTCAAGAGACAGCCAGGTCTTGGAATTTTGATGAGTAGTAATAAATCTAATACTATGGTAGTATACTGTGATTCAGATTGGGCATCATGCCCAAATACAAGAAGGTCGGTATCAGGTTTTTTGGTCAAGTATGGAGACTCATTGATTTCTTGGAAGTCGAAGAAACAGACCACTGTGTCTAGGAGTTCACCAAAAGCTGAGTACAGAAGTATGGGAAGTGTAGTAGCTAAGGTAGTATGGTTGACAACTCTAACGAAAGAATTGGAAGGCGGAATTTAG
- the LOC107018755 gene encoding uncharacterized protein LOC107018755 has protein sequence MEEELLALKENGTSDIVSCPSNVHPIRCKWVYSIKLNSEGTLDRYKARLVVLGLEVHNIDSGLFLNQHKYAHHLISFPGLQDSSSVDTPFELNVKYLHKEGDILPDPTMFRQLVGSLNYFTITRPDISFAVQQVSQLMQTPRHIHLEAVHGIIRYLLGTSTRGLFFPSASPNYLNSFSDSEWAGCVDTSRSVIGWCMFLG, from the exons ATGGAGGAAGAACTTTTGGCTCTTAAAGAAAATGGCACATCGGACATTGTTTCATGTCCTTCAAATGTCCACCCTATTAGATGTAAATGGGTATATTCTATCAAACTTAATTCTGAAGGAACTCTTGATCGGTACAAAGCTCGATTGGTTGTTCTTG GTTTGGAAGTTCATAATATTGATTCAGGTTTGTTTCTAAACCAACACAAATATGCTCATCATCTGATTTCTTTCCCTGGTCTTCAAGATTCCTCCTCCGTAGATACTCCATTTGAATTGAATGTGAAGTATCTTCATAAGGAAGGCGATATTCTGCCTGATCCAACTATGTTTCGACAATTAGTTGGGAgtctaaattattttactattactcgGCCTGATATCTCTTTTGCAGTTCAACAAGTCAGTCAACTTATGCAAACTCCCCGTCATATCCACTTGGAGGCTGTTCATGGCATCATTCGATATCTTCTAGGAACATCTACTCGTGGATTGTTCTTTCCAAGTGCTTCTCCTAATTATCTTAATTCTTTTAGTGATTCTGAATGGGCGGGATGTGTTGATACTAGTCGTTCAGTAATTGGTTGGTGCATGTTCCTTGGATAG